One genomic window of Fusibacter sp. A1 includes the following:
- a CDS encoding OPT family oligopeptide transporter, whose product MKNNTQYKPYIAANTVLPELTITSIVMGIILAIIFGAVNAYLGLKVGMTISASIPAAVVSMSLTRFLMKRDSILENNMVQTIGSAGESLAAGSIFTIPAIFIWTSKSGLEAPTLATLTAIAVVGGLLGVLFMIPLRRALIVKEHGVLPYPEGSACADVLLAGETKGQEAKATFTGMFIGAVYKFLTDGIHLFASRLAITLPKPYPATIGGEFLPAIVGVGFIIGKRTAGLILSGSLLGWLVFIPLIDAVGFEFTTFSMASSSVLNPEWIWNQNIRYIGVGAVAFGGALSLISSLPLIYRTIVDTIKDYKLSGTHSMIRTEKDLPITSVLLGILILFLAMVTLPILKLNILSAIIVIILGYFFATISSRIVGLVGSSSNPISGMTMATLIFTGSIFKLFNDVDNDMIMSLFIVGSIICIIIAMAGDTSQDLKTGFIVGATPIKQQIGEMIGVIASASALGFVLLLFHSAWGFGTPELPAPQATLIELVVEGMMNGNLPWTLILVGVGVGIILVVLDIPVLPVAIGLYLPIHLSTVMFLGGLLRNWIEEGSFDWDNHKRKLKLDSGILFSSGLIAGEGVIGILFASLSAVGINLSLGIDLGFMGTLSIFSLLFYSLMKFSVMYNPNK is encoded by the coding sequence ATGAAGAATAACACACAATACAAACCATACATAGCTGCAAACACGGTACTTCCAGAACTGACAATCACATCCATCGTTATGGGTATTATACTGGCCATCATTTTTGGCGCTGTAAACGCCTACCTAGGACTAAAGGTTGGTATGACCATATCCGCATCCATTCCTGCCGCAGTCGTATCGATGAGTCTTACACGCTTTTTAATGAAAAGGGATTCGATCTTAGAAAACAACATGGTCCAGACCATCGGGTCTGCCGGCGAGTCACTCGCCGCAGGATCCATATTCACCATTCCTGCGATTTTTATCTGGACATCCAAATCTGGACTTGAAGCCCCTACGCTTGCGACACTCACTGCTATCGCAGTGGTTGGCGGGCTACTGGGCGTGCTGTTTATGATTCCACTCAGGCGGGCACTGATTGTAAAGGAACACGGAGTGCTTCCTTACCCCGAAGGGTCTGCCTGCGCAGATGTGCTTTTAGCCGGCGAGACAAAAGGACAAGAAGCGAAAGCAACCTTTACAGGCATGTTTATCGGTGCAGTGTACAAGTTCTTAACCGATGGCATCCACCTGTTCGCCTCTAGACTTGCCATTACACTACCAAAACCCTATCCTGCTACCATCGGTGGTGAATTTTTACCTGCTATTGTAGGCGTAGGCTTTATCATAGGTAAACGAACAGCAGGTCTTATCCTATCAGGTTCCTTGCTCGGTTGGCTGGTATTCATCCCATTAATCGATGCGGTAGGCTTTGAGTTTACGACATTTAGTATGGCAAGCAGCTCCGTGCTTAACCCTGAGTGGATTTGGAATCAAAATATACGATATATCGGTGTCGGAGCAGTCGCCTTCGGAGGCGCGCTTTCACTGATCAGTTCACTGCCCCTTATCTACAGGACAATCGTAGACACCATAAAGGACTATAAACTGAGCGGGACCCATTCGATGATCAGAACCGAAAAGGATTTGCCCATCACCTCGGTACTTCTTGGCATCCTAATTCTGTTTCTTGCCATGGTGACACTTCCTATTCTAAAGTTGAATATTCTTAGTGCGATCATCGTGATCATACTTGGTTATTTCTTTGCTACTATTTCATCCAGAATAGTTGGTCTTGTGGGCAGCTCCTCCAATCCGATCTCTGGTATGACAATGGCTACACTTATCTTTACTGGTAGCATCTTTAAGCTTTTTAACGATGTCGATAACGACATGATCATGTCCCTATTTATCGTCGGATCCATCATCTGCATCATCATCGCCATGGCCGGGGATACGTCTCAGGACTTGAAAACAGGATTTATCGTAGGAGCCACTCCCATCAAGCAGCAAATCGGAGAGATGATCGGCGTTATCGCATCTGCAAGCGCCCTTGGCTTCGTGTTACTTCTCTTTCATTCGGCATGGGGATTCGGCACACCAGAACTCCCTGCTCCTCAGGCCACACTTATCGAACTGGTCGTCGAAGGAATGATGAACGGCAATCTGCCATGGACTCTGATACTTGTCGGTGTCGGTGTCGGAATCATCTTGGTGGTACTGGATATACCGGTCTTACCCGTAGCGATCGGCCTATACCTTCCAATACATTTATCAACCGTCATGTTTCTGGGTGGACTTTTAAGAAACTGGATCGAAGAAGGATCCTTTGACTGGGACAACCATAAGCGTAAGCTAAAGCTCGATTCCGGCATCTTGTTCTCATCAGGTCTGATCGCCGGCGAAGGCGTCATCGGAATACTGTTCGCAAGTCTTTCCGCTGTAGGCATAAATTTATCCTTGGGAATCGACCTTGGTTTTATGGGAACCTTAAGTATTTTTAGTTTACTCTTCTATTCTCTGATGAAATTTTCTGTTATGTACAACCCCAATAAGTAA
- a CDS encoding OPT family oligopeptide transporter: MSNQNDTQAFKPYISADRIMPEFTLTSILLGIILAVVFGAANAYLGLKVGMTISASIPAAVISMGVIRVILRKESILENNMVQTIGSAGESLAAGAIFTLPALYIWSTEWGLGAPSLLTITAIALCGGLLGVFFMVPLRKALIVKEHGVLPYPEGTACAEVLLAGEEGGSKAKLTFTGLGIGAIYKFFTDGFKLFPSEIETAIPGYQGAAIGADVLPALLGVGFIIGPKISAYMLGGAVIGWFGFIPLIANIGSMGEVIMYPASVPISELGYWGIWNYYIRYVGAGAVAFGGVYSLVKSLPLIVQTFKDAMKDYSGGIGSISSLRTDKDMSMKVVLIGSLTVILAMAMLPIIPVGIIGALMIAVLGFFFATVSSRIVGLVGSSSNPVSGMTIATLIITAIIFKTTGNDGQAGMIATLTVGAIICIIAAMAGDTSQDLKTGFLVGATPRKQQYGEIIGAVAAALAIGGVLTLLNNAWGFGSAELPAPQATLMRLVIEGVMGGNLPWSLVFTGIGMGIAIELLGLPVLPIAIGLYLPIHLSTPIMVGGLLRGVLDKRLTNKIYNEINIKDKIESGILYASGLIAGEGLIGILLAVFAVANINLNLGIDLGQIGALVFFGLLTFTLYKASIGKKNLLDKK; encoded by the coding sequence ATGTCAAATCAAAATGACACTCAAGCGTTTAAGCCGTATATCTCGGCTGATCGTATTATGCCTGAATTCACACTTACATCGATCCTACTTGGTATTATCCTTGCCGTCGTATTCGGTGCTGCTAATGCCTACCTTGGTTTAAAAGTAGGAATGACAATTTCAGCTTCTATTCCAGCTGCAGTTATCTCAATGGGTGTTATCCGCGTAATACTAAGAAAAGAATCAATCCTTGAAAACAACATGGTACAAACCATCGGTTCTGCCGGTGAATCACTAGCTGCTGGTGCGATCTTCACACTACCGGCCTTATACATCTGGTCAACTGAATGGGGATTAGGTGCACCAAGTCTACTTACTATAACTGCAATCGCACTTTGTGGTGGTCTACTTGGCGTATTCTTCATGGTTCCACTTCGTAAAGCTCTGATCGTAAAAGAGCATGGCGTGCTTCCATACCCGGAAGGTACTGCTTGTGCCGAAGTACTACTTGCCGGTGAAGAAGGTGGCTCTAAGGCGAAACTTACTTTCACAGGTCTTGGAATCGGTGCGATCTACAAATTCTTTACAGATGGATTCAAATTGTTCCCAAGTGAAATCGAAACAGCAATCCCTGGTTACCAAGGTGCTGCGATCGGTGCAGATGTATTACCTGCTCTATTAGGTGTTGGTTTCATCATCGGACCAAAAATTTCTGCTTACATGCTTGGTGGTGCCGTAATCGGTTGGTTCGGTTTTATTCCACTAATCGCCAATATCGGTTCAATGGGCGAAGTCATCATGTATCCTGCATCAGTGCCAATCAGCGAACTAGGCTACTGGGGTATCTGGAACTACTACATCAGATATGTCGGTGCTGGCGCTGTAGCATTTGGTGGTGTTTACAGCCTTGTAAAATCACTGCCTTTGATTGTACAAACATTTAAAGATGCGATGAAAGATTACTCAGGCGGTATCGGCAGCATCTCAAGCCTTAGAACTGACAAAGACATGTCGATGAAAGTCGTACTGATCGGTTCACTAACTGTTATTCTTGCAATGGCGATGTTACCGATTATCCCGGTTGGCATCATCGGAGCACTTATGATCGCAGTCTTAGGATTCTTCTTTGCAACTGTATCATCAAGAATCGTCGGTCTTGTAGGTTCATCGTCAAATCCAGTTTCTGGTATGACAATCGCAACACTGATCATCACAGCAATCATCTTCAAAACAACTGGTAATGACGGTCAAGCAGGCATGATAGCGACACTTACGGTTGGCGCAATCATCTGTATCATCGCTGCAATGGCCGGTGATACGTCACAGGATTTAAAAACAGGTTTCTTAGTAGGCGCGACACCAAGAAAACAACAGTACGGTGAAATTATCGGTGCGGTTGCTGCAGCACTTGCTATCGGTGGCGTTTTAACACTGCTAAACAACGCATGGGGATTCGGCTCTGCAGAACTTCCAGCACCTCAGGCAACACTTATGAGACTTGTTATCGAAGGCGTTATGGGCGGAAACTTGCCATGGTCACTAGTATTCACTGGTATCGGCATGGGTATCGCCATCGAACTTTTGGGTCTTCCTGTACTTCCAATAGCAATCGGCCTTTACTTGCCAATCCACCTTTCTACACCTATCATGGTTGGTGGTTTACTACGTGGGGTACTTGATAAACGTCTTACAAACAAGATATACAACGAAATCAACATCAAAGACAAAATCGAATCCGGTATCTTATACGCATCCGGCTTAATCGCTGGAGAAGGTCTGATCGGTATTCTACTTGCGGTATTCGCAGTGGCAAACATCAATCTAAACCTTGGAATCGACTTAGGTCAAATAGGAGCACTAGTATTCTTTGGTCTACTGACATTTACACTTTACAAAGCGTCAATCGGTAAAAAGAATTTACTGGACAAAAAATAA
- a CDS encoding TetR/AcrR family transcriptional regulator yields MTTKDKICRVSLKYFITQGYEYTSLEQIANEVGIKKPSIYYHYKSKEDLLAHGVHLIIDEVLSTINRHVIDHDPCKVQLQGFFESILDCNQNLSALIGSDLNGSTNISAIFQLSANRFDHIAEEITAYYDSLIAIIINILNRGVNLGEIELALEVEKAAIEILATIEGLITISSLYKKLNIAQIRTTLYDRLWDTISITPIKEKKKTNKVLDSFLIGRKW; encoded by the coding sequence ATGACAACTAAAGATAAAATATGCAGGGTTTCACTGAAGTATTTCATTACTCAAGGTTACGAGTATACTTCGTTAGAGCAAATAGCAAATGAAGTCGGAATTAAAAAACCATCTATCTACTATCATTACAAGTCAAAAGAAGACCTGCTCGCTCATGGCGTGCATCTTATTATAGATGAGGTATTGTCCACGATAAACCGGCATGTGATCGACCACGATCCTTGCAAAGTTCAGTTGCAGGGTTTTTTTGAGTCGATTTTGGACTGCAATCAGAACTTATCCGCTCTTATCGGTAGCGATTTGAACGGATCGACCAATATAAGTGCCATTTTTCAACTTTCTGCAAATCGATTTGACCATATTGCTGAAGAAATCACGGCGTATTATGATTCTCTTATCGCGATCATCATCAACATACTCAACCGTGGTGTGAATCTTGGCGAAATCGAGCTGGCGCTTGAAGTGGAAAAAGCAGCAATTGAAATACTTGCGACGATAGAAGGGCTGATTACCATTTCAAGCCTCTATAAGAAGCTGAATATCGCCCAGATTAGAACCACCCTTTACGATAGGTTGTGGGACACGATCAGTATTACCCCTATTAAGGAAAAGAAAAAAACAAATAAGGTTCTTGATTCGTTCCTGATCGGACGAAAGTGGTGA
- a CDS encoding PqqD family protein, with protein sequence MAKKQANFLDLVPKKISSVQWIVLDNGCIQIQIPRMSWLDKAVRLFARTPEVMKIDLDEYGSFIWKSIDGTKTTHELCEELNNAFGADIEPLYERFGAYVNILKNNNFIKI encoded by the coding sequence ATGGCTAAAAAACAAGCTAACTTTTTAGATTTGGTACCTAAAAAAATCAGTAGTGTCCAGTGGATCGTTTTGGACAATGGTTGTATTCAGATTCAGATACCTAGAATGTCTTGGCTGGATAAGGCAGTCAGGTTATTTGCAAGAACACCTGAAGTCATGAAGATCGACTTGGACGAATACGGAAGTTTTATTTGGAAATCCATCGATGGAACAAAAACCACACACGAACTATGCGAAGAGCTGAATAATGCGTTTGGCGCGGATATCGAACCCTTATACGAGCGATTCGGTGCCTATGTCAACATACTCAAAAACAACAACTTCATCAAGATATAG